The Gimibacter soli genome includes a region encoding these proteins:
- the fmt gene encoding methionyl-tRNA formyltransferase, producing MRLAFMGTPAFAVPTLKALIAAGHEIAAVYSQPPAPAGRGQSVRPSPVHQAALDAGLRVFTPKSFKDADVQAEFAALDLDACVVVAYGQILPQAVLDAPRLGCLNVHASLLPRWRGAAPIHRALMAGDTETGVCIMQMEAGLDTGPVLMREAVTIGADDTTASLHDRLALLGAALINPALEGLSSGTIIPETQPEEGVTYARKIDKAEARIDWAKPASEVDRLVRGLNPFPGAWTEIGGERLKILGGHLEAKSGEPGTFLDDTLLVACGEGAYRIDRAQRAGKAPMDRETLLRGFSVPTGTKVSPDE from the coding sequence ATGCGCCTTGCTTTCATGGGGACACCTGCCTTCGCGGTGCCGACGCTCAAGGCGCTGATCGCCGCCGGCCACGAAATCGCAGCGGTCTATAGCCAGCCGCCGGCACCGGCCGGGCGCGGCCAGTCCGTCCGCCCGAGCCCTGTGCATCAGGCAGCCCTTGATGCGGGCCTCAGGGTCTTCACCCCCAAAAGCTTCAAGGACGCTGACGTGCAAGCCGAGTTTGCGGCCCTCGACCTTGATGCCTGTGTGGTCGTTGCCTACGGCCAGATCCTGCCGCAGGCGGTGCTTGATGCGCCGCGCCTTGGCTGCCTCAATGTCCATGCCTCCCTCCTGCCGCGCTGGCGCGGTGCCGCACCCATCCACCGGGCCCTGATGGCAGGCGACACGGAAACCGGCGTCTGCATCATGCAGATGGAAGCCGGGCTCGATACCGGCCCTGTGCTGATGCGCGAAGCGGTGACTATCGGCGCGGACGACACCACAGCCAGTCTTCATGACCGGCTTGCCTTGCTGGGCGCAGCGCTGATCAACCCCGCGCTTGAAGGATTGTCGTCTGGAACGATTATACCTGAAACCCAGCCGGAAGAAGGTGTTACCTACGCCCGCAAGATCGACAAGGCGGAAGCACGGATCGACTGGGCAAAGCCGGCCTCGGAAGTCGACCGGCTGGTGCGCGGGCTTAATCCTTTCCCGGGCGCCTGGACCGAAATTGGAGGTGAGCGGCTGAAGATTCTCGGCGGTCATCTGGAGGCGAAGTCCGGCGAGCCCGGCACCTTCCTTGATGACACGCTCCTTGTTGCGTGCGGCGAAGGCGCCTACCGGATCGACCGCGCCCAGCGCGCCGGCAAGGCGCCGATGGACCGCGAGACCCTTCTGCGCGGCTTCAGCGTGCCGACCGGCACCAAAGTCAGTCCGGACGAGTAA
- the def gene encoding peptide deformylase, whose product MAKLNIIHVPDPVLRTISDPVEEVNDAVRRTLDDMVETMYAAPGIGLAAIQVGIPRRMLVIDTEGDEANPKPKFLINPEVVWESDDYSVYNEGCLSVPEHYAEVERPATVRIRYVDYHGKQVEEEMDGLLATCAQHEIDHLNGVVFIDHLSKLKRNMIVKKLLKASKDVEIL is encoded by the coding sequence ATGGCCAAACTGAACATCATCCATGTGCCGGACCCGGTCCTCCGCACAATTTCCGACCCGGTCGAGGAAGTGAACGACGCCGTTCGCCGTACGCTCGATGATATGGTGGAAACCATGTATGCCGCGCCCGGCATCGGCCTTGCCGCCATTCAGGTCGGCATCCCGCGCCGCATGCTGGTGATCGACACCGAAGGCGACGAGGCGAACCCCAAGCCGAAATTCCTGATCAATCCGGAAGTCGTGTGGGAATCGGACGATTACAGCGTCTATAACGAAGGCTGCCTCAGCGTGCCCGAGCATTATGCCGAGGTGGAACGCCCGGCGACCGTTCGCATCCGCTATGTCGATTATCACGGCAAGCAGGTGGAAGAAGAGATGGACGGCCTTCTGGCGACCTGCGCCCAGCACGAGATCGATCACCTGAACGGCGTTGTCTTCATCGACCATCTGTCGAAGCTGAAGCGCAACATGATCGTGAAGAAACTGCTGAAGGCGTCCAAGGACGTCGAAATCCTCTAA
- a CDS encoding DUF1491 family protein, with amino-acid sequence MQSYRLPSALHAAAIVRTAFSSDRPAYIAHKGDAERGGLLLKVNRFAKGVWLLERAVDFDGNAVWRPLGADDQNEASADERIAKRRQMDSDLWIVEIEDRAATFEPDAPVERL; translated from the coding sequence GTGCAATCCTACCGTCTGCCAAGCGCCCTGCATGCCGCCGCCATCGTGCGCACGGCCTTCAGCAGCGACCGCCCGGCCTATATCGCCCACAAGGGGGACGCTGAACGCGGCGGGCTTCTCCTCAAGGTGAACCGCTTTGCAAAAGGCGTGTGGCTGCTTGAACGCGCTGTCGATTTCGACGGAAACGCCGTCTGGCGGCCGCTCGGCGCCGATGACCAGAACGAGGCTTCGGCAGACGAGCGCATCGCCAAACGCCGCCAGATGGACAGTGATCTCTGGATTGTCGAAATTGAAGACAGGGCCGCAACCTTCGAGCCCGACGCGCCGGTGGAACGGCTCTGA
- a CDS encoding PilZ domain-containing protein: MPAETVKPESQTKRRNFSRRHVLWPAKLEVGKHVFSCQIWNVSLGGARLRIDVPLKEGSEVVLDIPSRGRIPSVVSWSNEQGLGLSFQVGPDRVREMFHSGVAVLGLDNPPD, from the coding sequence GTGCCGGCAGAAACCGTGAAGCCTGAAAGCCAGACGAAGCGCCGCAATTTCAGCCGCCGCCATGTCCTGTGGCCGGCGAAGCTTGAGGTTGGCAAGCATGTCTTTTCCTGCCAGATCTGGAACGTATCGCTTGGCGGTGCGCGCCTCCGCATTGATGTTCCCCTGAAAGAGGGCAGCGAAGTCGTACTCGATATTCCTTCGCGCGGGCGTATCCCCTCGGTCGTATCCTGGTCGAACGAACAGGGCCTTGGCCTTTCCTTCCAGGTTGGCCCCGACCGCGTGCGCGAGATGTTCCATTCGGGTGTTGCCGTCCTCGGCCTCGATAATCCGCCTGATTAA
- a CDS encoding PilZ domain-containing protein — MRTMGQGVDPGASEGSADFDNRRQWTRRTILWPASIRLGGQVRYCHLRNLSLGGVRARAGADVALAEGTEITVDIPSRGTFTATVAWQGGPDLGLSFRDAPTRVFEQLADIAEALGLGRGEPAGSTA, encoded by the coding sequence ATGAGAACGATGGGTCAAGGGGTTGATCCGGGCGCCAGTGAGGGCTCGGCAGATTTCGATAATCGACGTCAATGGACGCGCCGGACGATATTGTGGCCGGCAAGCATCAGGCTTGGTGGCCAGGTTAGATATTGCCACCTGCGCAACCTGTCGCTCGGTGGCGTGCGGGCACGTGCCGGCGCTGACGTGGCGCTCGCCGAAGGCACTGAAATCACTGTTGATATTCCTTCTCGCGGCACTTTCACCGCGACGGTCGCCTGGCAAGGCGGGCCGGACCTTGGCCTTTCCTTCAGGGATGCTCCAACACGCGTGTTCGAACAGCTGGCAGATATCGCCGAAGCCTTGGGGCTCGGTCGCGGGGAGCCGGCGGGCAGCACGGCCTGA
- a CDS encoding sigma-54-dependent transcriptional regulator, which produces MPSRPRILIVEDSPTLNLTYQAYLKELDANMVGASTGAEALQAIEKSLPAVVLLDLKLPDMDGQEILKVLAAKPVPPKVIVITAHGSVTTAVDAMRAGATDFLLKPFTAERLVTTTRNALEIHRLAGLVDSMRVKPTGGFEKFIGTSPAMKAVYGMIRDAAPSRASVFVMGDSGTGKELTAEAIHALSPRAEKPFVAINCAAIPSTLMESEIFGHKRGAFTGAMADHVGAAVRADGGTLFLDELCEIPLDIQAKLLRFLQSGEVRPLGSAETRSVNVRFVCATNRNPWEEVEAGRFREDLFYRLHVIPIHMPPLKDRATDVIAIAQSMLKRFAAEESKAFTGFSADAEALLMAHTWPGNVRELGNVIQSAVVLNDGRELTAAMLDGLIGRSRAPAKPSSAAAAPVTPAPQPVVKAEDIVPLAESERRAIEAALAAFKGKVTPAAKALGVNPSTLYRKMKEWG; this is translated from the coding sequence ATGCCAAGCCGGCCGCGCATCCTGATTGTCGAGGACAGCCCGACGCTGAACCTGACCTATCAGGCCTATCTGAAGGAACTGGATGCCAATATGGTCGGCGCCTCGACGGGAGCGGAAGCACTGCAGGCCATCGAAAAATCCCTGCCCGCTGTTGTGCTGCTGGATCTTAAGCTCCCTGACATGGACGGGCAGGAAATCCTGAAAGTGCTGGCCGCCAAGCCGGTGCCGCCCAAGGTGATCGTCATCACGGCGCATGGCTCTGTCACCACCGCTGTGGACGCGATGCGCGCTGGCGCCACCGATTTTCTCCTGAAGCCCTTCACTGCCGAACGGCTCGTGACCACCACGCGGAACGCGCTTGAAATCCACCGGCTGGCCGGGCTTGTCGACAGCATGCGAGTGAAGCCCACGGGCGGGTTCGAGAAATTCATCGGCACCAGCCCCGCCATGAAGGCAGTTTACGGCATGATCCGCGACGCAGCCCCTAGCCGCGCCAGTGTGTTTGTGATGGGCGATTCCGGTACAGGCAAGGAACTGACCGCCGAAGCGATCCATGCCCTGAGCCCGCGCGCCGAGAAGCCTTTTGTCGCCATCAATTGCGCGGCGATACCATCGACCCTGATGGAAAGCGAGATTTTCGGCCACAAGCGCGGCGCCTTCACTGGCGCGATGGCCGACCATGTGGGGGCGGCAGTGCGTGCCGATGGTGGCACCCTGTTCCTTGATGAGCTTTGCGAAATCCCGCTCGATATCCAGGCGAAGCTGTTGCGGTTCCTGCAGTCGGGCGAGGTCCGTCCGCTCGGCTCCGCCGAGACCCGCTCGGTGAATGTGCGCTTCGTGTGCGCCACCAACCGCAACCCGTGGGAGGAAGTGGAAGCCGGACGGTTCCGGGAAGACCTGTTCTACCGCCTGCATGTGATCCCGATTCACATGCCCCCCCTGAAGGACCGCGCGACCGATGTGATCGCCATCGCGCAGTCCATGCTGAAACGTTTCGCAGCGGAGGAAAGCAAGGCCTTCACGGGCTTCTCTGCAGATGCAGAAGCGCTGCTGATGGCGCACACTTGGCCCGGCAACGTGCGGGAACTCGGGAACGTGATCCAGTCGGCTGTGGTGCTGAATGACGGGCGGGAATTGACGGCCGCAATGCTTGATGGCCTGATCGGCCGCAGCCGGGCGCCCGCAAAACCCTCAAGTGCCGCGGCAGCACCGGTGACGCCCGCGCCGCAGCCGGTGGTCAAGGCCGAGGACATCGTGCCACTTGCCGAAAGCGAGCGCCGCGCCATCGAAGCAGCCCTCGCTGCTTTCAAGGGAAAGGTGACGCCGGCTGCCAAGGCGCTCGGCGTCAATCCGTCAACGCTGTATCGCAAGATGAAAGAGTGGGGCTGA
- a CDS encoding NADP-dependent malic enzyme, translating to MTNKPTKFTEAEALRFHAAGRPGKLEITPTKPVATQRDLSLAYSPGVAVPVLKIAEDPDTAYDYTTKGNLVAVISNGTAILGLGNLGAQASKPVMEGKAVLFKRFADVDSIDLEVDTEDIDEFVNCVKLLGPSFGGINLEDIGAPSCFIIEQRLRELMDIPVFHDDQHGTAIISAAGLVNALHLTGRSLKDTKMVAIGAGAACIACVELIKAMGMPHENVIMVDRTGVIYTGREEGMNQWKSAHAVSTDARTLEEAMVGADVVLGLAAKGAVTKEMIASMNARPIVFAMSNPDPEITPEEVLEVRTDAIIATGRSDYPNQVNNVLGFPYIFRGALDVRARTINEEMKIAAAKAIAELAREEVPDEVAAAYGGARPHFGPDYIIPAPFDPRLIKAVPMAVAKAAMDTGVARKPIEDLEAYGQELSARLDPTASTLSLILEDLQRRPKKRVVFAEAEEDKVLRAAISFKNNGYGIPVLVGYEAPIREKLREMGVEDDGIEIVNAANSPNKDAYIDLLYKRLNRRGFLLRDIQRYVNRDRNVFSACMVATGDADAMVTGLTRQYWRGLKNIKRVIDPLPGKLAFGLSVMVTKSRTVFIADSTVNDRPTGEQLATIAEMSADFVRRMGHEPRVAFLSFSNFGNPPSDKTESVREAVHILDERDVNFEYDGEMQADVALNKDLMSLYPFMRLTAPANILIMPALHSANISYKLLAEIGGGKVVGPMLLGLSKSVQIARMTSTTSDLVNMAALAASAAHMLEADEAAEEDSGE from the coding sequence ATGACAAACAAACCCACCAAGTTTACCGAAGCTGAAGCCCTGCGTTTCCATGCCGCCGGTCGTCCCGGCAAGCTGGAGATCACGCCGACGAAACCTGTCGCCACCCAGCGCGACCTTTCGCTGGCTTACAGCCCCGGCGTTGCCGTGCCCGTCCTGAAGATCGCGGAAGACCCGGATACGGCCTATGATTACACCACCAAGGGCAACCTTGTGGCCGTCATCTCGAACGGTACGGCAATCCTTGGCCTTGGTAACCTCGGCGCCCAGGCATCGAAGCCGGTGATGGAAGGCAAGGCCGTCCTCTTCAAGCGGTTCGCCGATGTGGACAGTATCGACCTTGAAGTTGATACCGAGGATATCGACGAGTTCGTGAACTGCGTGAAGCTTCTCGGCCCTTCGTTCGGCGGTATCAACCTTGAAGATATCGGCGCGCCGTCCTGCTTCATCATCGAGCAGCGCCTGCGCGAGCTGATGGATATTCCGGTTTTCCACGATGACCAGCATGGCACCGCGATCATCTCGGCTGCCGGTCTTGTGAATGCGCTGCATCTGACCGGTCGGTCGCTGAAGGACACTAAGATGGTGGCCATCGGCGCTGGTGCCGCCTGCATCGCCTGCGTCGAACTCATCAAGGCGATGGGTATGCCGCATGAGAATGTCATCATGGTGGACCGCACCGGGGTGATCTATACCGGCCGCGAAGAAGGCATGAACCAGTGGAAATCGGCCCATGCGGTGAGTACCGATGCCCGCACGCTGGAAGAAGCCATGGTCGGCGCCGATGTTGTCCTCGGCCTTGCCGCCAAGGGCGCGGTGACGAAGGAAATGATCGCCTCGATGAATGCGCGGCCGATCGTCTTCGCCATGTCGAACCCCGATCCCGAAATCACGCCTGAAGAAGTGCTTGAAGTGCGCACGGATGCGATCATCGCAACCGGCCGTTCGGACTATCCGAACCAGGTGAACAACGTCCTCGGCTTCCCCTATATCTTCCGGGGGGCGCTGGATGTGCGTGCGCGGACCATCAACGAGGAAATGAAGATCGCGGCGGCGAAAGCTATTGCCGAGCTCGCCCGCGAGGAAGTGCCGGATGAAGTGGCAGCTGCCTATGGTGGCGCGCGCCCGCACTTCGGCCCCGATTATATCATCCCAGCGCCTTTCGACCCGCGCCTTATCAAGGCCGTGCCGATGGCGGTGGCCAAGGCCGCGATGGACACGGGGGTTGCCCGGAAGCCGATCGAGGACCTCGAGGCCTACGGGCAGGAGCTTTCGGCCCGTCTTGACCCGACGGCGTCGACCCTGTCGCTGATCCTTGAGGACCTGCAGCGCCGCCCGAAAAAGCGCGTGGTGTTTGCCGAGGCCGAGGAAGACAAGGTTCTGCGTGCGGCGATCAGCTTCAAGAACAACGGCTACGGCATTCCGGTGCTGGTGGGCTATGAAGCGCCGATCCGCGAGAAGCTTCGCGAGATGGGCGTCGAAGATGACGGCATCGAAATCGTCAATGCCGCCAACAGCCCCAACAAGGACGCCTATATCGACCTTCTCTACAAGCGGCTCAACCGCCGCGGCTTCCTGTTGCGTGATATCCAGCGCTATGTGAACCGCGACCGGAACGTCTTCTCCGCCTGCATGGTGGCGACAGGCGACGCCGATGCGATGGTCACGGGCCTGACGCGGCAATATTGGCGCGGCCTCAAGAATATCAAGCGCGTGATCGATCCGCTGCCCGGCAAGCTTGCCTTCGGCCTGTCGGTGATGGTCACCAAGTCGCGGACGGTTTTCATTGCCGACAGCACGGTCAATGACCGTCCGACCGGCGAGCAGCTGGCGACGATTGCCGAAATGAGCGCCGATTTCGTGCGCCGCATGGGGCATGAACCGCGCGTGGCCTTCCTGTCCTTCTCGAACTTCGGCAATCCGCCCTCGGACAAGACGGAAAGCGTGCGCGAAGCCGTGCATATCCTCGATGAGCGCGACGTGAATTTCGAATATGACGGCGAAATGCAGGCCGATGTGGCCCTGAACAAGGACCTGATGTCGCTCTATCCCTTCATGCGGCTGACGGCGCCTGCCAACATCCTGATCATGCCGGCCCTGCATTCGGCCAACATCAGCTACAAGCTTCTGGCGGAAATCGGCGGCGGCAAGGTGGTTGGTCCGATGCTTCTGGGCCTGTCGAAATCGGTGCAGATCGCGCGCATGACCTCGACAACGTCCGATCTTGTGAATATGGCTGCCCTTGCTGCAAGTGCCGCCCATATGCTCGAGGCCGACGAAGCAGCCGAAGAAGACAGCGGCGAGTAA
- the mutS gene encoding DNA mismatch repair protein MutS gives MNEDNGTANSGAGEPLDLSGATPMMVQYMEIKAAYPDCLLFYRMGDFYELFFRDAEQAAEALDITLTKRGKHLGEDIPMCGVPVHSAEMYLARLIRKSFKVAVCEQVEDPAEAKKRGSKSVVKRDVVRLVTPGTITEDGLLDARRANYIVALGRAQNALSLAVADMSTGEFFLAPTKAGRLDADLARLSPGELLIAPDLMKDETIATALFDWRSITSPLDARHFDSTDGTARLKALFDVATLDGFASFDRADLAAAGALLYYLEDTQKGQLPHLFPPRRLNAGETMMIDAATRRSLELTRTQTGEADGSLLSVIDRTVTGAGARLLMKRLSAPLTNPDAVASRLDAVEHLIERPSLRHSMRAALRAAPDMERALARLSLGRGGPRDLLGIREGLEAAHAIRQELLTVSEAIERLPDEMTEAMRDLGSHHELTAELGRAIVAEPPLLARDGGFIAAGYDAKLDEFRTLRDESRRLIAGLEGDYQTLTGISGLKIRHNNVLGFHVDVTAKHADKLMTAPLSDTFIHRQTLANAVRFSTTELAKLAGRISEAADRALALETEIFESLTKAVLSLSDPIALAADALARLDVAAALAELAEAENWCRPTVDDSLAFHIEAGRHPVVERALKKSRETTFVANDCDLNPDDRLWLITGPNMAGKSTFLRQNALIAILAQMGSYVPAARAHVGIVDRLFSRVGASDDLAHGRSTFMVEMVETAAILNQAGPKSLVILDEIGRGTATYDGLSIAWAAVENLHNINQSRALFATHYHELTALKETLESLSLWSMKVREWKGDVVFLHEVAKGAADRSYGIQVAKLAGLPPRVIARARQVLSHLETTDKGDKARGLVTDLPLFQSIPERGTSAGPHGAPSEMEAKLKEINPDLLTPREALDLLYALKDLSKETP, from the coding sequence ATGAATGAAGACAATGGTACCGCTAACAGCGGCGCCGGCGAGCCGCTTGACCTTTCGGGCGCCACGCCGATGATGGTCCAGTATATGGAAATCAAGGCCGCCTACCCGGATTGCCTGCTGTTTTACCGCATGGGCGACTTTTACGAGCTCTTCTTCCGCGATGCCGAACAGGCCGCCGAAGCGCTCGATATCACCCTCACCAAACGCGGCAAGCATCTGGGCGAGGATATCCCCATGTGCGGCGTGCCGGTGCATTCGGCCGAAATGTATCTCGCCCGCCTCATCCGCAAATCCTTCAAGGTGGCCGTGTGCGAGCAGGTGGAGGACCCGGCGGAAGCCAAGAAGCGTGGCTCCAAATCGGTTGTGAAGCGCGATGTGGTGCGGCTTGTCACCCCCGGTACGATCACCGAGGACGGCCTCCTGGACGCCCGCCGCGCCAACTATATCGTCGCCCTTGGCCGCGCGCAGAACGCCCTGTCGCTGGCAGTCGCCGATATGTCGACCGGCGAGTTTTTCCTCGCACCCACCAAGGCCGGGCGGCTGGACGCCGATCTTGCCCGCCTGTCGCCAGGTGAATTGCTGATCGCGCCCGATCTGATGAAGGACGAGACGATTGCCACGGCGCTTTTCGACTGGCGCAGCATCACCTCGCCGCTCGATGCCCGCCATTTTGACAGCACCGACGGCACCGCGCGCCTGAAGGCACTGTTTGACGTGGCGACCCTTGACGGTTTCGCCAGTTTCGACCGCGCCGACCTCGCCGCCGCCGGGGCGCTTCTCTATTATCTTGAGGATACCCAGAAGGGCCAGCTGCCCCATCTGTTCCCGCCGCGCCGCCTGAATGCGGGCGAAACGATGATGATCGACGCGGCCACGCGGCGGAGCCTCGAACTGACGCGGACCCAGACGGGCGAGGCCGATGGCAGCCTTCTGTCGGTCATCGACCGGACGGTAACGGGCGCCGGCGCGCGGCTCCTGATGAAGCGGCTTTCGGCACCGCTGACCAACCCGGACGCTGTTGCCTCGCGCCTTGATGCGGTTGAACACCTGATCGAGCGACCGAGCCTGCGCCACTCCATGCGGGCCGCACTCAGGGCGGCGCCAGACATGGAACGGGCACTTGCCCGCCTGTCGCTCGGGCGCGGTGGTCCACGCGATCTTCTGGGTATCCGCGAAGGGCTCGAGGCCGCCCACGCCATCCGGCAGGAGCTTCTGACCGTCAGCGAGGCGATCGAACGCCTGCCAGACGAGATGACCGAAGCCATGCGCGACCTTGGCAGCCATCACGAGCTGACGGCAGAACTTGGCCGTGCCATCGTGGCCGAACCACCGCTTCTGGCACGCGACGGCGGTTTCATCGCAGCCGGCTATGACGCCAAGCTTGATGAGTTCCGCACGCTCCGCGACGAAAGCCGCCGCCTGATCGCCGGGCTTGAAGGCGACTATCAGACCCTGACCGGTATTTCTGGGCTGAAGATTCGCCACAATAACGTCCTCGGCTTCCATGTGGATGTGACCGCCAAGCATGCCGACAAGCTGATGACGGCCCCCTTGTCGGATACCTTCATTCACCGGCAGACGCTGGCGAACGCTGTGCGCTTCTCAACAACCGAGCTCGCGAAGCTCGCCGGGCGCATTTCGGAAGCCGCCGACCGCGCACTGGCGCTGGAGACCGAGATTTTCGAAAGCCTCACCAAGGCTGTCCTGTCGCTCAGTGACCCTATCGCGCTCGCAGCCGATGCGCTGGCCCGCCTTGATGTGGCCGCAGCGCTCGCCGAACTTGCCGAAGCGGAAAACTGGTGCCGCCCCACGGTCGATGACAGCCTCGCCTTCCATATCGAGGCAGGCCGCCACCCGGTGGTGGAACGTGCATTGAAGAAATCGCGCGAGACGACTTTTGTTGCGAACGACTGCGATCTAAACCCCGATGATCGGCTGTGGCTGATCACCGGCCCCAACATGGCCGGTAAATCGACCTTCCTCAGGCAGAATGCGCTGATTGCCATTCTGGCCCAGATGGGCTCCTACGTGCCCGCCGCACGCGCCCACGTGGGGATTGTGGACCGGTTGTTCAGCCGGGTCGGGGCGTCCGACGATCTCGCCCATGGCCGCTCGACCTTCATGGTCGAAATGGTGGAAACCGCCGCGATCCTCAATCAGGCGGGGCCCAAATCGCTCGTGATCCTTGACGAGATCGGGCGCGGTACGGCGACCTATGACGGGCTTTCGATTGCCTGGGCCGCTGTTGAAAACCTCCATAATATCAACCAGTCGCGCGCGCTGTTCGCCACGCACTATCATGAACTGACGGCCCTCAAGGAAACGCTCGAGAGCCTGTCGCTCTGGTCCATGAAGGTGCGCGAGTGGAAGGGCGACGTGGTGTTCCTGCATGAAGTGGCGAAGGGCGCTGCCGACCGGTCCTATGGTATCCAGGTCGCCAAGCTTGCCGGCTTGCCGCCGCGCGTGATAGCCCGTGCCCGGCAAGTGCTGTCGCATCTCGAGACCACCGACAAGGGCGACAAGGCCCGGGGCCTTGTCACCGATTTGCCGCTTTTCCAGTCGATACCCGAGCGCGGCACAAGTGCGGGGCCGCACGGCGCCCCGAGCGAAATGGAAGCGAAACTGAAGGAGATCAACCCTGATCTCCTGACCCCGCGCGAAGCGCTTGACCTTCTCTATGCGCTCAAGGACCTGTCGAAGGAGACACCATGA